CTCACCGCATCCGGCAACCTCGTCTACTTCAACCAGCCGGTGGAAGCGTTCCTGACCCGGATGAAGCTGGCGGTCGTCTGCGGCATCTTCGTGGTCCTGCCGTTCGTCCTGCTGCGCGCTTATCGTTTCGTGTTGCCGGGATTGTACGAGAAGGAGCGCAAGGCGGTCACGCCGCTGCTCGTCGCGTCGGTCGGTCTCTTCTACGCCGGCGTGGCCTTCGCCTACCTGGTGCTGATTCCCAAGGTGATGGCCTTCATGCTCGACTACGCGACGACCTACATGCAGCCCCTGATCGGGATCGGACCGTATTTCTCTTTCGTGGCGCGGCTCTGTCTGGCCTTCGGGCTGGTGTTCGAGTTGCCGCTCGTGATCCTGCTGCTCAGCAGCCTGGGCCTGGTGAATCCGCGCGCCCTGTGGCGGGGATGGCGCTACGCCCTGGTGGCGATCGTCGTCATGTCGGCGCTGCTGACGCCGCCGGACGTCTTCTCCCAGCTGGTGATGGCGGGACCGGTCATGCTCCTGTACCTGGGGTCGGTCGGCGTCGCCATGGCCGTCGATCGGCGCCGCCGCCGCGGGAAGTTGCCAGGAGATAGCGATTGACTTAAGGTAGGTGCGTTGTCGACATTTAACGCGTTGGCTCGATGTGTCGGCCGGTCGTCGAGAGGTATACATGTCTCTGCTTGATCAGGAACGCGTCAAACTCTGGGCCTTGCAGAGGATCATCGGACCGGAGCTGAAGCGCTTCGATGACGTCTACGACGAACTGGTCAGGGGAGACACGCCGCTGATCAACGAGATATGCACGCATGTCAAGCAGGGCAAGAGCAAGCGCTTCCGGCCCACCCTGCTGCTCCTCAGCGCCAAGCACGACGGGAAGGTGGACGACGCGGCGATCACGGCGGCCGCCTGCGTGGAGATGATCCACACCGCCACGCTGCTGCACGACGACTTCATCGACGAGGCCCTGACCCGGCGCGGTCTGCCGTCCGTGAACCACCACTGGGGTCCCTCGACGGCCCTGATCATGGGTGACTACCTCTACAGCAAGGCGCTCGAGAGCCTGATCAAGGTGGAACTGTACGACGCGCTGCGCTTGCTGGCGCGCACCACGGTGCTGATGAGCCAGGCCGAGATGATGCAGATCGAGACCAAGTACGATCTGTCGATCAAGATGGACATGTATCTGCAGATCATCTACCGCAAGACCGCCTCGCTGATCGAATCGGCGTGCCGGATCGGCGCCGGCTTCAACCCCGCGGTACGCGATCTGGCGGCGGCGTTCGGCGAGTTCGGCAGCAAGATCGGTTTCGTCTTCCAGATCACCGACGATGTCTTCGACTATCTCGGCGACGAGCGCCGCCTGGGCAAGCCCACCGGTCAGGACTGGGAGGAGGGACGCATCACGCTTCCCCTGATCGCGGCCCTGGCGAGCGCACCGGCCGGGCAGGGCGAGGCGCTGCTGGATGGCGCGCATGGACTCGCGCCGGAAGAACGCAAGGACTTCTGGCCCGAGGTCAAGTCCTTCGTCACCGACCACGGCGGCGTGGAGGCCGCGCGCGACCTGGCGCGGCTCTACGGGGAGGAGGCCAAGCAGGCCCTCGCCCCCGTGGCGCGCGGCGTGCAGAAGGATCTGCTGGCGGTCTCGGTGGAATACGTGCTCAAGCGGTTGAACTGATCCCGTCGCCGGGATCGTCATCCAAGCAGATGGAATGAGATGAGCAAGCAGACCGAGCCCTGGTACGTTCGAGAGGCGGGCGCGTCCTTCCGTCTGGCGGAGCTGGCGGCGCACGCCATCGTCGCCAAGAAGGGCGAGGACGTGCTGGTGCTGGACCTGCGCGGTCGATCGGACGTGGCCGATTTCTTCGTGCTGGGCACCGGGCTATCCAACATTCAGGTCGAATCGATCGGGCGCAGCGTCAGCGAGGAACTCGCCGGCGCCGGCCACGAACCGCTGCACACCGAGGGCTTCGAGAGTTCCAACTGGATCCTCCTGGACTACGTCGACGTGATCGTCCACGTCATGAAGTCGCGGATCAGGGACTATTACCGGCTCGAGCGCCTGTGGAGCGACGCCGGACGATGCGAGGTCGGCCTCGACTACTTCCGGCGTCCGGAAGTCGCGGGACGGCATCCGGATCTGCCCCTGGTACGCCGCGACGCGGCTGCGGCCGGGGAGCACGAAGCGGAAGAAGGGCCATGATCATCCACGATATCATCAGGGAGGAGATCGGCCGCTGTCTCGAGAGTTATGGTTTCTTCGAGGAGGACATCGAAGTGGCCGTCGAGAAGCCGCGGGACAAGAGCCACGGGGACCTGAGCACCAACATCGCCATGGTCTCGGCCAAGCGCCTCGATCGCAAGCCGCGCGAACTGGCCGGCGAACTCGCGGCGAAGCTCTCCTTCGACCACGACGTGATCGAATCCGTGGAGATCGCCGGTCCCGGCTTCATCAACTTCCGTCTGGCACCCGCCTACCTGGTCGATCTGCTGCTGGACCTCTGGGTCGACGAGGGCGCCCTGCATGATATCCGCACCGGACGTGGCCGGCGCATCAACGTGGAATTCATCAGCGCCAACCCCACCGGTCCGCTCAACGTGGTCTCGGCCCGGGCCGGCGCCTTCGGCTCCACCCTCGTGCGTCTGCTGGACGCCGTGGGGTACGACGCCCACGCCGAGTACTACGTGAACGACGCCGGACACCAGGTGCACCTGCTCGGCAAGTCCCTGCGCGCCCGTACCATGGAGATGCTCGGCCGCACCGTGCCTTTTCCCGCGGACGGCTACAAGGGCCGCTACATCACCTTGATGGCCGAGGAACTGATCGGCCTGTCCAGCAAGGCGATACAGGAACAAGCCGGGGTCTTCAACGACGAGAGCTTCCAGCGCGTGACCGCGCCAGCCGGCAACACCGACGACTGGGTCGCCCTGCCGGAAGACGAGTCGACCACGTGCTTCGCCAAGTACGCCCTGATGAAGATCCTCACCTGGCAGCGCCAGACCTGCCGGCGCTTCGGCCTGCGTTTCGATACCTGGTACTTCGAGTCGGAGCTCCACGAGACCAAGCGGGTCGAACGCACGCTGGACCGTCTGCGCCAGGCCGGCGCCACCTACGTCCAGGACGACGCGACCTGGTTCAGATCCACCGCCTACGGCGACGAGAAGGACCGGGTCATCGTGCGCTCGGGAGGCACGCCGACCTACTTCCTGGCCGACGTGGCCTACCACTACCACAAGTACCAGCGGGGCTTCGAGCGTGCGATCGACTTCCTGGGCCCCGACCATCACGGCCACATTCCCCGCATGCAAGGTGCGATGACCGCCCTCGGCGTACCCGAGGACTGGCTGGAAGTGCAGATCCTGCAGCAGGTGAACTTCGTGGAGAACGGCCGGCCCATCGACATGTCGAAGCGGGAGGGCCAGTTCGTGACCATGGACTCGCTCTGCGACGACGTGGGCGCCGACGTGGCCAAGTACATCTTCCTGACCCGCAAGCCGAACTCGCACCTGGATTTCGACCTGGACCTGGCCCGCGAGCAGTCCAACGAGAATCCCGTCTACTACGTCAAGTACGCGCACGCGCGGATCTGCTCGGTGCTGCAAAAGGCCGCCGAGGCCGGCTGGTTCGACCTGTCGCCGGCACCGGAGCCCCTGGCGCGACTGGGGGATCCGAGCGAGCGGAGCCTGGTGCGCGAGTTGATCCGTCTGCCCGAGATCATCGCCGGCGCCGCCGAGAGCCGGGAACC
This genomic window from bacterium contains:
- the tatC gene encoding twin-arginine translocase subunit TatC, which produces MADGLPRPDQRSSPAREPENGQGGQMTLLDHLEELRTALIQSLIAVGLAAIGCWFLSRPLLDLLVAPLTASGNLVYFNQPVEAFLTRMKLAVVCGIFVVLPFVLLRAYRFVLPGLYEKERKAVTPLLVASVGLFYAGVAFAYLVLIPKVMAFMLDYATTYMQPLIGIGPYFSFVARLCLAFGLVFELPLVILLLSSLGLVNPRALWRGWRYALVAIVVMSALLTPPDVFSQLVMAGPVMLLYLGSVGVAMAVDRRRRRGKLPGDSD
- a CDS encoding polyprenyl synthetase family protein, with the translated sequence MSLLDQERVKLWALQRIIGPELKRFDDVYDELVRGDTPLINEICTHVKQGKSKRFRPTLLLLSAKHDGKVDDAAITAAACVEMIHTATLLHDDFIDEALTRRGLPSVNHHWGPSTALIMGDYLYSKALESLIKVELYDALRLLARTTVLMSQAEMMQIETKYDLSIKMDMYLQIIYRKTASLIESACRIGAGFNPAVRDLAAAFGEFGSKIGFVFQITDDVFDYLGDERRLGKPTGQDWEEGRITLPLIAALASAPAGQGEALLDGAHGLAPEERKDFWPEVKSFVTDHGGVEAARDLARLYGEEAKQALAPVARGVQKDLLAVSVEYVLKRLN
- the rsfS gene encoding ribosome silencing factor; the protein is MSKQTEPWYVREAGASFRLAELAAHAIVAKKGEDVLVLDLRGRSDVADFFVLGTGLSNIQVESIGRSVSEELAGAGHEPLHTEGFESSNWILLDYVDVIVHVMKSRIRDYYRLERLWSDAGRCEVGLDYFRRPEVAGRHPDLPLVRRDAAAAGEHEAEEGP
- a CDS encoding arginine--tRNA ligase; amino-acid sequence: MIIHDIIREEIGRCLESYGFFEEDIEVAVEKPRDKSHGDLSTNIAMVSAKRLDRKPRELAGELAAKLSFDHDVIESVEIAGPGFINFRLAPAYLVDLLLDLWVDEGALHDIRTGRGRRINVEFISANPTGPLNVVSARAGAFGSTLVRLLDAVGYDAHAEYYVNDAGHQVHLLGKSLRARTMEMLGRTVPFPADGYKGRYITLMAEELIGLSSKAIQEQAGVFNDESFQRVTAPAGNTDDWVALPEDESTTCFAKYALMKILTWQRQTCRRFGLRFDTWYFESELHETKRVERTLDRLRQAGATYVQDDATWFRSTAYGDEKDRVIVRSGGTPTYFLADVAYHYHKYQRGFERAIDFLGPDHHGHIPRMQGAMTALGVPEDWLEVQILQQVNFVENGRPIDMSKREGQFVTMDSLCDDVGADVAKYIFLTRKPNSHLDFDLDLAREQSNENPVYYVKYAHARICSVLQKAAEAGWFDLSPAPEPLARLGDPSERSLVRELIRLPEIIAGAAESREP